A stretch of DNA from Kazachstania africana CBS 2517 chromosome 3, complete genome:
TAAAAGTTCCTTCAGTGACATTTCCAGTCACTGGTAAATTCTTTTGCAATCACTTTTTAGCTTCTTCACAAAATCTAGCGATATTCAGATTCTAAGTTGGGCTTCACTTCTCAAATGGAGTATATATTTGCACTACTCACCTGGActaaataataaaaaacattttctttttaatttttcattctaAAACTAAACCTCTCAAGGACAAGACGATAAAACTATTGGGCAACTTATGGaattagaatttttttagCCACGTAACATAGAACTAAATTTACCaccaagaaataaaaaactTAGACCACTAACACTATTGAATGCAAGAGATCACGTAATGGTTAAGTCATATATCTTTTATTCGAATACTCCATTTAAGCatatatcaaatgaaatttgaagCATATTTTTATTACAGGAGGcgagcaaaaaaaagtcaaagCAGTAAAATAGGAAAGAAACAAGAATCTTCTAGGGAAGGTGGTGTGAAAACAATGGGATCgcaatcttcaaaatctagACTTGACTCATTTCACATTGAACTTTCAGAAGagtttctttcaaaactgAACAACTCCGATGACACAGATTTCTCGAGGAGGGAGAAACTACACAAATATATAGAAGAAAGGATAAGTGACAGATTAGCTGagatagaaaaattaacttTGTCTGActttaatgaaaaactCGAAAATGACTTACTGAAAACTGATGCAGATAGTGACACTACCCTAAGTTCCAAGATTTTagatgaaaagattaataaTCTCAATACAAAAATACAGTTGTTCGAGAGCCTCGACAAGGACagaaagataaaatttatCGAAAGTGATAAGGACGacattaaaaataaattaactCAATGTTTGCTGGAAAACAAGGGTAAACCTTTGAATTGTTATGAGCTTATGCAACAGTTCAAGCAGTTGGTATCGAATCAATGATTCCCTGTAACTACATTCCTCATATAAACTgtatttaaaaaaatttatatattctatTCGAAATGATACTTACAAGCCCAATCCTTTATacatcaaaatcaaagcGCTATCATTTTCACCTCCACCGGCtaaagattcaattttttccttttcaattataCTGACCttatcatcattgaatttatacCAAATGTTTtcgtcattttcatctctAATAAAAGCTTGGTAATGACCAGATTCCGAATTGGCACCTTGATGCGTAATGATACCTACCAAGTCATATACAGATGATGGATTCTCACCCGTTTGTAGATTTTCGGGGAAATgctttttgaattcttgcTTCCAATGCTCGTGTTCGCTTTCCTGAATAGCTTTCTTGGTctcaaattcttctcttggTGTCATCACAACGTCTTCTTcagaattattattattattattcatcTTACGTCTCTTTATTTCACGCtccttttcatttttctctttttcaacttttctTAATTCTTCACGTACtgtaatcttttcttgttgATATTCAGAGGTTAAAAGATCTGTAACATCTAATTGAAATGGGAAAACCACTTTACGTaaaattttagatttttTGCCACTCGATTTTTTCCAGTAAAATCTTACGTACTGAACAGTTAGAAATTTTGGcaattttgtaatttccttttcaacAGAATAAAGGGAATTCATTCCTGTTATTTCAGATCTTTTTTCGatcttttccttcaaagattcaatgagtccatttttcaaaaaattggtaGTACCAGAAATGTGACATTGTAATTTTAGATCATTTTCACCTTCTCTGACAGATAAATCACTCTCATTGTTAGTGTCCTTTATTGTTGTTCTGAATTGGATTCTGAAATCATCAGTAAATTTGTCACCAAATACAATTCCCATGGAATGAAATAATTGTGTCAATAATTCTTCAGCATCTTGTTGTTTATAAAATCCCGATTGTGGGTCACGCTCTGCAAATTGCGGGTATGTTTTTCTTAACGCATTTAATAATACAACAGGCATAACTGATTTGAagcttttatttttcaaacctTCAAAACAACGCTTTAACTCCGTAACCAACTTGATATGTGTTTCGTTCTCTCCgtttttatcattatttattgaaacaTCAAAGTTTAACA
This window harbors:
- the UBP6 gene encoding ubiquitin-specific protease UBP6 (similar to Saccharomyces cerevisiae UBP6 (YFR010W); ancestral locus Anc_1.369); its protein translation is MSSFEFNIKHAGVIYPIKLNDEDTAGDLKSQVEELTKVPISRQKYMVKGGLTDDSIKNLSEIIKPGSNIMLLGTPDANLVSKPKSQNHFIEDLTPEQQVQQFNDIPIGFKNMGNTCYLNATLQALYRIDDLRDAVLNFDVSINNDKNGENETHIKLVTELKRCFEGLKNKSFKSVMPVVLLNALRKTYPQFAERDPQSGFYKQQDAEELLTQLFHSMGIVFGDKFTDDFRIQFRTTIKDTNNESDLSVREGENDLKLQCHISGTTNFLKNGLIESLKEKIEKRSEITGMNSLYSVEKEITKLPKFLTVQYVRFYWKKSSGKKSKILRKVVFPFQLDVTDLLTSEYQQEKITVREELRKVEKEKNEKEREIKRRKMNNNNNNSEEDVVMTPREEFETKKAIQESEHEHWKQEFKKHFPENLQTGENPSSVYDLVGIITHQGANSESGHYQAFIRDENDENIWYKFNDDKVSIIEKEKIESLAGGGENDSALILMYKGLGL
- the MIC19 gene encoding Mic19p (similar to Saccharomyces cerevisiae YFR011C; ancestral locus Anc_1.370), which encodes MGSQSSKSRLDSFHIELSEEFLSKLNNSDDTDFSRREKLHKYIEERISDRLAEIEKLTLSDFNEKLENDLLKTDADSDTTLSSKILDEKINNLNTKIQLFESLDKDRKIKFIESDKDDIKNKLTQCLLENKGKPLNCYELMQQFKQLVSNQ